In the Paenibacillus sp. FSL R7-0337 genome, TCGTTACAATGCAAAATCATCCCAAAAGATATACCATTCTACATCGGGACATAAGGGTTGTGAAGCTTCTCATAGCCGATTGAGGTTCGCGGACCATGTCCGGGGAACACTCTCACTTCCTCATCCAGCCGGTAGAGCTTGCCGCGGATCGAGTCAATCAGATCCCGTTCTCTGCCGCCTGGAAGATCGGTACGTCCTACTCCCATTTTGAACAAGACATCACCGGCGAACAAATCATTCCCGCATAAAAAGCTGACGCTTCCCGGCGAATGTCCCGGCGTATGCATGACACGGAAAGAAAGGCCGAGCAGCTTCAGAATTTGGCCTTCCGCCAGATCGTACTCTGCTGGATCTGTGCTGATGGGAGGCGTGGTATCAGGCCACATCAAGGAGCCGTTCAGCTTCGGGCTGCCCAGCCACTCACTCTCCAGCGGATGGATATAGACTGGGCACTTCTTGGCTTTGCGGACCTCGTCCAGCCCGGCAATATGGTCGAAATGGGCATGTGTCAGCAGAATCGCCTCAATCTCCATTCCCTCGGCGCCGCGGAGAAGACCCGCAGGATTAGCCCCCGGATCAATGATGACACCGCGCTTAGGGTCTGCCCCCGTCAGAAGATAGGCATTGGTCTGGAGTGCCCCCAGATTATAAGAACGAATATTAAGCATCGGCATTAGAATCCGGAGATCAGACTGCGCAGCTCTTTGGCGATAACTGCGTGTGATTCCGTTCCTTCTCCGTAGGCTTGCCCCATTGCTTTGCGCACTTCGGTAATTTTGCTGTCATAGTCCGCTGCTTCGCGGTCCGGGTTCTCCCGTTTGAATTCTCTCATCAGGGTCTGGACATGCTCCGGACGCGGTCCCCACTGCCCCAGTACATAACCTCCGGTATCCGCAAAAATCACGATAGGAACGGAGCGTCCGCCCATGGTCAGGAAATTGTCCATCAGCTCCTGGTTCTCTTCGAGAATCAGCACTTCCGTCTTGATGCCCGCAGTCTCCAGAATCCGGAAGACGACCGGAACATTGCGGACCACATCTCCGCACCAGTCCGCAGCCAGAATCAGCACACGCAGATCATCACGGTGATTCAGGCTCTCGAAATATTCCCGGTCACTCTCGTCTTCCCAGGCGAACTTCTCATACCAGGCTTCAAAAGCCTGCTGGTTCTTCGTCATGGCTTCCACGAACTGGCGCGGAGTCAGGCCTTGGCCAAATTTGGATGCTACATTCTGCTTCATACTGCACTACCCTTCTTTTTGGATTTGTACCACTTGAACAGGAAATACAGAATAATTACCGCAATAGCGCCAAGAAGAATCTCATGAGTGTACTTGGCTGCGACCTCATCAATGGTCTTCCACTTGTCCCCAAGCGTATACCCCAGATAGACAAACAACGCGCTCCACGGAATGACTGCAAGGGTTGTCAGCATAGTGAATTTGCCCAGCGGCATGCGGGAAATACCGGCCGGAACGGAGATGGCATGACGGACAACCGGGATAAAGCGGGCTGTAAAAATCACACCGGTCCCATACTTTTGAAACCATTCTTCGGAGTGGTCAATATGCTTTTTGGAGATGAAAATGTACTTGCCGTACTTCTCCAGCACAGGCCTGCCGCCATAACGGCCAATCCAATAAACAAAGATCTGGGCGATGACTCCCCCGACGGTACCGAACAGCACCGCACCAAAAAAGTTAATATCGCCTTGTGAAACCAAATAGCCGCCAAAAGCCAGGACAATCTCACTTGGAATGACTTCAATCATAAGGCCGATCATAATCCCGAAGTAACCCAAAGACTGAATCCATTCAAACAATTGTGAAATGACATCAGATATAAAGTGCACTGCAGGTCTCCTCCCGTATGGCGTAATAGCCTGGTATTCTGCTAGCAGAACCCATCTGCTTAACCGCTCTATGTATCCAGCTTCTCCTAGCCTATTCTAGCATATGCAGGCTTACGACTTCTACTTAAGGAATACAAGCGTAAACGGCTCTGCTGTTCTTTTAAAGAACGGTAGCGGTTCGGCGGGAAATAGAAGGATAATTTATAGCGTGAAGCATATAAATTCCTCTATTTGGAAGAAAAGCGCCTTCGCGTGAGTTTCTGCATTGACAAAGATTGGAATCGAGTCATATTATATATTTAGATAATTATTTAAATATCGAAAGGAGGATATGGAGTTGAATGAATCGTTCAAAGCGCTCGCCGACCCGACCCGGAGGCAAATTCTCCGGCTGCTGCGTGAAAAGGACCGGACGGCCGGGGAAATCGCCGATTTTTTCAATATGACGAAGCCCAGCATCTCTCACCACCTCAATGCGCTGAAGCACGCGGGGCTGGTGCAGGACGAACGTAACGGGCAATTCATCGTCTATTCGCTGGACTCCACGGTACTTGAAGAGGTGCTTGGCTGGTTCCTGGAATTGACGGGTACAGGCAAGGGAAGCAGGGACCATCAACCGGAAGCTCAGACGGAGGCTGGCTCAAAGGGCTCCGGGACCAAAGGGAAAAGTGAACCGCACGCTATTAAACATACGGAGGATGAACATTGATGAAGAATTTCACATGGAAGTGGCAGGATACGCTGATTGTCATTCTCGGGCTCCTCTCACTGGGCTACGCGCTGGTGAATTACGGCAAGCTGCCGGATCAGCTGCCCGCCCAATTCAGTATAACGGGCAAGGTCAATACTTACTGGAGCAAGGGTTCGGTTATTGCCTTGTTCTCTTTTTTGGGCTTGATTTTCCCGCTCGCGATGCAGTTCATACGCAATGTTGACCCTAAGGGAGAGAATTATAATAAGTTCCCGGGCGCTTACAAAATGATCCGTCTCACCGTTGCCGTCATCTGTGATGCCGCCCTTGTCCTGTCGGTCAGTTACGGGCTGGATGTGCAATTTCCTGCAGGAAAATGGGCTACTGTAAGCATAGGGCTGCTGCTGGCTGTAATCGGAAATTTCCTGCCGCAGATCAGGGATAATTATTTCACGGGAGTCCGCACGCCCTGGACGCTGCATAACCCTGCCGTATGGCGGAGAACCCACCGTTTCTCCGGAAGGATGTGGGTGACCGGCGGTCTGCTGATTGCGCTTGCGGCCTTCATGCCCGTTACGCTGTCCATCAGCATGATCATCACCGCTCTGGTAATCATGATTATACTCCCTATTGTGTACTCATGGCTGATCTCGCGGCGTGTTAAAGCTTGAGATTAGTCGGGGGATGGGTAGGAACTGAGGCTCGGGTGAGGGGCGGCTGTGGGAAGTCCTAGGGTGAGGGTGAGACTGCGGTCATTGTGCTGCTAGGTTCACCGCAGCGGCGATCAAGCCCCGAGTTCAATATGAGGCGCGTCTTATTTATTATTGGAGCTAAGTGACGCCTGGGACTGTAAATGTGTTAACTCAAGATAGATCCCTTCGCTCTGCGGAAGTAGGGTGAAGTTGCGGTCATTATGCTGTGGTCCTCTGTCCTCCTCCTTGGTGGTTAGCAGGCTGTACTGCCGCATCAGCTCTAGTCCCGCCGCCGCGCTATCCTCCGCTATACGTCTGTCTCCCTCTGCCAAGCTGCGTTCCCCCATCTCAAGCATTCCTCTTAAAGCAGCAAGCCTTCTGGCAGCATTAAAGTGATCCGTCTGTTGACTGCGGCGGACCCAGTACAGCGCTTCTCCAGGATTACCGCCCCGCAGATAACTTGCCGCAAGCTCCCCATGGAGAGCAACATCCCCTGGAGAGAATGACAGGCTTCGCAACAACAGATCAACCCCCTGCTTCTGTGGAAGCAGACGCGATAAAGCAACCGCAGCCTGAGGCTCTCTCGGATTCCATCTCAGTGATTCCTGCAGCAGCTTAATTCGTATCGCAGGATCACTCTCCCTAACCGCCTGCTTGAATAAGGCAGACCCCTTCATTGCCTCGAAGGAAAGACCGCTGCACAGAAGGGTCAGCCCGCAGAAAACGCTTATGCCTGCATAAACCCATAATCGGTGAGGCCACTTCCTTCGCTGGCAAGGACGCTTGCTGCGCTGCCAACGGGAGTCATGCAGAGCTGTAGAGTCAACCGTCCTAATAGTCAGGCTATTTGCTTCGGCAAATGCCCAAGCGGGCAACAGGAGCAGCAGCAACCAGACCAGTCCATAGCTCCAGTCGAAATCAGCTGCGCTATGCAGAATGATCACGAGCAGAGGCGGAAGCAGCCTTGGTGACGCCTTGAATACCAGCCCTCCTGCGGCCAGGAGCAGCAGGAGGACTGCAGCCAGACCCGCCATCCCGAGGTTCAGCAGGATGTCGAGGTAACCGCTGTGCACCTGGCTGCCCACGTAGGGGCGTGACTGGGCGGCAAGGTACGTATGCCGCCAGGTCTCACCCCCGCGCCCCAGCCAGGGCGCCTCTGCCGCGAGCTTCCAGGCGTCGCGGTAGAACAGTCCGCGCGCGTCGGCCGTCGGTGACGGCCCGGTGATCCGCGCGCGTACCAGCAGCAGGACGGCGCTGGCCGCCGCCGTCCAGCCCGCCGCCGCCAGTGCCAGCACGGCGGCGCGGGACCCGCCCGCCGCATGGCAGCTGCGGCGGTGCAGCCATAGGCCGGCCAGCCACGCGCCGGCCCAGAGCCCGGCCAGCAGCAGCAGGCCGGGCAAGGGCTCTACCGCCAGCCCGGAGCGGGCCAGCTGGCGGTAGAGCAGCGCCGCCGCGGCAACGGGGGCGGCGCCGGTGATTAGAAGCGGCACGAACAGTTGCCGCTTCAGGAGAAGGGCTGCGGCGCCGGCGGCAGCCGCAGCCAGCCATGCGCCGCGCGACTCGCTGAGCAGCAGCGCGGCGGCGTACGGGAAGAGCGGCAGCAGGCGCGCCGCTCTTAGCCAGTGCGCAGCGGACCAGGTTCTGGTCCGCTCTCCATGGGTGCCTGCACCTCCACTCACCTTGCCCGCTCTGCTGACACCAGCACGCGCCGAACTATTGCTGCACGTACCCGAACCCTCTGCACCTACCTCACCCGCTCCACTGACATCCATACGCTCAGCATTATTTCCCGCATCCGCACCTTCTGCACCTAACTCATCTACTCCGCTGACACTCGCACGCACCGCACTGCTGCCTGCATCTCCCTTTTCTACTCCGGCTACAGCCACGCCTCCAAGCGCACCATTCTTCTCCCCATCCGCTGCTTTCCCAGAATCTCCAGACCCGAAGCTATAAGCGGCAGCAAACAGCCGTTCCAGCAGATACACAGCCATCACCGCACCAAAGGCATTCGGATACTGAAGCAGCCCGGCCAGCCTCGCACCAGTGGCACTGACTCCGGGAGATTGGGTATACGCCACCGCATAAGGAACCGGGAGACCTCCGCAGACCGCCAAAAGAGCCGACAAACTAATAGTGATTCCAAGCATATGCCACACTGCTGCAAGAAGAGTTCCTCCCCGACGGGTTCTTGCCGCCAACAAAGCGAATGTCACAAAGCTAGTGTAGAAGCCTGAGCGCAGCATTTCATGTAGTGTTCCTTGCGCAGATACAGGACTGCCCAGTGCCTGGATAGCATACAAGAGACAGAGTAGCAGACAACCGCTGAGTAACCCCCATACAGCCAGCCCCCTCCCTCTACCTGCACTGCCAGCCAGCTCCCGTATATTCTCTCTGCGTTCAGACTGCTCCTCTACTTGTACCCCTCTACCACCCGCCATATAGATAAGTAGCAATCCCAGTAAGACTCCGCATAAGCCAAACCACACCGTCAGGAACAAATACATCTCCCCGGTGAAAAAGAACCCTCTCAGCACACAGGCCGCCATCCCCGCTGCTGTTAACGCCAACCCGCAAACCAAAGTAACCAACCAATCACTTTGCCGTCCATACCTGTTCGCCCGCATCCTAAATCTCCTATTGCTCATGATGCTTAACAGTCTGCCCATATTTACCGGAAATCAGAAGAGGCAGCCAATCCGCACGAGTTAGCTCACACGCTCAATTGAGGAGCACCATCCAGCCTCGAACCGCAAAAAAACAGCCGCCCCCATCAGGAAGCAGCCGGTCTGTCATACCCTAAACTATTCAACACATGAATTAAGCTTCCAGACTGCCGGCGGGCAGCAGATCGGAGCAGACGCGCTCCAGGTAAGGCTTGGCACCGAGGAAATCGCGGAATGCGGTGTATTCGCGCCATTTGGCAGCCTGGTCACCGCTGTCGCTGCGGACGGCGCGGATCAGGATGTTCTTCGGGGTATGCTCCATGTCGATGAATTCCAGCAGCTGGCTGCGGTAGCCCATCAGGTCCAGCAGCTTCGCCCGGATTGCATCGGTGGCGAGCGCCGAGAACCGCTCCTTCAGGATACCGTGTGACAGCAGCGGATTCAGTACCTCGCTCTCGACCTGCGCGAACAGCTCATGCTGGCAGCAGGGCACCGATAGGATTACCGATGCGCCCCAGCGCACGGCCTTCTCCAGTGCTGCATCGGTGGCGGTATCGCAAGCATGCAGCGTAACCACCATGTCCACCTGATCCAGCTCATTATAGTCAGCGATATCACCCACCAGGAACTTCAGCCGGTCATAGCCCAGCCTGGCCGCCAGCGCATCGCAGTGCGCAATGACATCCGCCTTAAGGTCAAGGCCGACAATATTCAGCTCCCGCTGCTCGCGGACGGCGAGATAGTGATACAGCGCGAAGGTCAAATAAGACTTGCCGCAGCCAAAATCCACAATCGTCAGCGGACGGCCTGCCGGCAGATCACCCAGCACATCCTGAACCATCTCCAGGAACCGGTTGATCTGGCGGAACTTATCATATTTTTTGGCCAGTACCTTGCCTTCGCTGTTCATAATACCAAGCTCGACCAGGAACGGCACCGGCTCCCCCTCATCCAGCACATACTGCTTCCGGCGGTTATGGGCCAGATCGGGCGCTTCCTGCTTGCTGGCTGATTTGGTCAGAATAGATACCTTGTATTTCTTGCTGATCAGCACCTGATAGTCGGCACCGGCCGTACACAGCAGACCTTGGCGGAAGGTGTCCCTCAGCAAAGAGAGCATCTCTTCGGCGGCCTCATCTGCGGGAATGTTGCGGTGTTCGACCTTAGGGCCGATATAATAGGCAAACTGATAATGCAGCTTCCCTTTTAGCTCAACAGGCTTAACCTGTACTTTATTGTAGGCAGCATCGCCCTTACTGCGCAGTTGGCTTAGTGTAGCCGTAATCAGAGTGCGGCCGGTTATCACTTGCTCGATCAATTCCTTCAAAGCTTCCAAATGGGTACATCTCACTTTCGGATATATAAAATAGAGCACGTAGTCTCCTGAATATCGTTACATTATAGCATTAACTGTCAGCTTGCTCCATTCTTCCCTGCCCTGCTGCACTTCCTCTACAGGAAGACCGCCCCGGGCTAACTGCTCCGGACTTAAAAGCAGCAGCCGTCCGTACAGCTCCCTGCCTTCCTCCGCTACATTCTCCCCCTGCTCCCAGAGCCGGTAGAGACTGTTCTCCGCCTTGGCGTAATGTCCCAGAGATTCGTGGTAAGCCATCAGGAGACGTTCGGTCTTGGCGGGAAGGCGGTACGGCTCTACTTCCTCAAGCAGCTCATTGATCTCTTCCGTCATATTCAGCAGCTCACGGTCCGCACCATGAAGACCGGCATAGATGAATAAATGCAGGGAACGCATCGCCCTGAACAGGGCTGCATCCCGGTCTCCTTTGGCCGCGTATATCCCGCCTTCCTCCTTGAGCAGCCGGGCTACCCCTTGCAGCTTGTCGGCCTCAAGCACCCCTCCAAGACGAAACATATCAATAATATCCTCTACGGACAACGAATTGAGCAGACGCGAATTCAGGCGAAAATGCCGCATCAGCAGCTCATCTACTTCCCACAGGGCCTCCGTTGTTTTTTTATCCTGCTTCAAGGTCAGCACCTTGGCGACCATAGCTGTCATATCCTCGATCATCCGCACAATATAATCTCTCCGGAACATACTGAGCTCCTTTCGTCACGCAACTGCTTCTCTTCTGTATCCTCTGCTTGCTGTTGGACTCATCTTAAACCATTCGTCTCTCCGGCGCCACTCTGCGGAGTTAAGTCTTGACCCCACTATAATGATAAACTATAATTCAGTTACCTAATCTGCATTACAGATCGAACTATTTAACAGATCGAAATTTGGATACAGATGGTATACATGTTAATACGGACCCTACAGAGGAGGCTTATTGATGACCAGGCCAACCGGCAAAACGCAAGACTCGACCACAGCAGCCGTTTCAGATCAACAGGATCTGCATACAAGCAACCAGCTTTTGAACGTTACGCCGGAACAGGATAAGCTGCTGGAGAGCGCCTTACGGATTAAGATTATGCACACGCTGTCGGCAGAGCCGCTTACCTCCAAGCAGGTTGCGGAGAAGCTGAACAAGACTCCGGGTAATATTCACTACCATATCGTCAAGCTCTATGAAGGCGGTCTGCTGGAGCTTGTCCGTACAGAAGCCGCAGGAGGCATCATTCAGAAATTCTACCGTTCCAAAGGTACGATGTTCCACCCGGAGGCGCTTCGCAGCCTTCACTTCCGCAAAGAAGACCAGACCCGGCATTTCACTACCAGACTCACTCTCTCTCCTCAGGAGCTTGCGGAATTCCACCAGGAGCTGCTGCAGCTGATTACCGCCTGGGAGTCCAAGGTAACGGAAGGTGAGGAATACGGTGTGGAAGTGATGCTGGGCCGTCTGCAGTCTGCCGATTCTGCTGCGCAGCCGGAAGAGGAGGCACAGCAATAGATGAGCACCGCTGGCCCTTCCGGACAACCGAAGCATCATCCGCTTGGGGGCTTCGCCGCCCCTTTCCGGCAATCCCGCGCCTTTCCTTACCTGTGGCTGGGACATTTAGTTTCTTTTTTGGGCAGCTCGGTAACCATGGTTATCCTGCCTGTCCTAGTCTATTCCCTGACCGGCTCCACCACCATTATGGGGATGGTCATGGCCGCCTATATGCTGCCTAATGTAATCATGCTGCCGGTATCCGGACATATTGTCGACCGCTACGACCGGGTACGGATTATGATGCTGGCTGATATTGCCCGGTTCATCGTTATGATTACGACGGCTGTGCTCTCCTTGACCGGAGTACTGAGCATTCCGTTGCTCTATGGACTTGTTGCCTGCTATGGCCTGCTGGACGGCTTATTCCAGCCCGCCTACGCTGCCGTCCGCGCTACCGTATTCACTCCGGATATCCGCGTAGCAGCGAATTCTTTAACTCAGATCACGACCCAGTCCGTGCGGCTGATCGGTCCCGCGTTAGGGGGACTGCTGATTACCCACCTGTCCGCAGGCTTCGGCTTCGGAATTGATGCCTTCACCTATCTTATCTCCCTCATCTGCCTAATCTATCTGCGCAGAGTGATGATGACCCGGCTGCAGTCTGCTGCCGCTGAGACTGGAATCCCGGCTAAGCCTGCTGCCGGGACCTCTCCAGCTCCGCACTGGAGGCAGGATTTCGCCGAAGGAATACTTGTTCTTCGCAGCCAGCCCTGGCTCTGGATTACAATTCTCGCCTTCTGCTTCGTCAATATATGTTATACGGGCGTAATCAGCGTCCTTCTTCCCTGGCTGTTCAAGGTCCATCACGGCTGGCCTCCTTATCTCTACGGCCTGGCCGTTACTTTCTCCGGTGTCGGGGCCATAACGGCCGGCCTGCTGTACGGCCTGCGGCCACAATGGAATCACCGCGGCATCCTGGCTTACGGCGGCGCCATGATCAGCGGGGCTGCCCTGCTGCTGCTCCCGTTCGCAGGCACCCCGGCAGCAGCCATCGCCTTATTTACCGTAGAAGGCTTCGGATTAATGATCTTCGGGCTGATCTGGGAGATCAGCCTGCAGGAGCTTGTTCCGAAGGAAGCCTTCGGACGGGTAGCCAGTCTGGATATGTTCGGGTCCTTCGCCCTGCTGCCGGTCGGATATATCTTAGTCGGCTGGCTGGCCGACCGGATCGGAGGAGTACCGACCATTATTATTTTTTCCGGCCTGGGCCTCTCCTGTGTTGCCCTGGTGCTGTGCGTTCCGGCGATCCGTAAGTTTCAATAGAATCCAGCCAAGTAGAAACGGCTTTGCCGTCCCTTTAAAGGACGGTACCGTTTCAGCGAGAAATAGAAGGATAATTTATCATGTGAAACATATAAATTCTTATATTTGCACAACAAACAGAAGGCAGCACCCGCGGGAGAGCGGAAGTGCTGCCTTCTGTCACTAATGCCTGATGTAGTTTACTTCTTCACAGGCGTATGCACGAAATCCTTAATAATCTTCGCCAGCTGCTCCGGTGCTTCAAACATGCCCATATGGCCGACACCCGGGAGCGTCACCTTGGTGATGTTCCGGTTGTCTGAAGTGAACGTACGCTCCGGTGTCACCTTCGAATCCTCTGCTCCGGCAACCAGCAGCACTGGAAGCGCCGTTGCCGAGATTACATCGCGACGGTCCGGGCGCTCACGCATCGCCAAGGACGCGCCAACCGCGCCTTGCGGCGGAGTCTTGTAGCCAATCTCCTTGGCACGTTCCAGCAGCTTGGGTTCCACTCCAGGGGCAAAGAGTCCAGGCACCAGCTGATCCACAAAAGCAAAGATGCCTTCGCTCTGGATCATGGTGACGCTCTTCAACCGGTTCTCCTTGGCCTCTTCACTGTCCGGATAACCGGAGGAATGAATCAGCCCGAAGCCCTTCAACCGGGAGGCATGGCGCTGGGCAAACGAAAGGGTAATATAGCCTCCGAGCGAATGTCCCAGCAGATAACATTCTTGAATCTCCAAGGCATTCAGCAGCGACAGCACATCATCAGCCATCTGCTCGATGGTATAGGCTCCAAGCGGAGCATCCGAAGCCCCGTGCCCGCGCAAATCCGGGGCAATGACACGGTAATGGGCAGTCAGGCTTGGAATCACCTTTTCCCAGTACTCGGCACTCCCGCAGAATCCATGCAGCAGTACGATTACATCCCCTTTGCCTTGATCACTGTAGCAGATGTTGCTTCCCTCGCATCGAACATTTTCCATGGCTGCTTACCCTCTTTCTATGTAGTGGTCTATATTAATAAGCTAGAACAAGCTGATTTGAAACGCTCTCAATCCATAAGTCCAAATCCCTGGGCGGCTGCCTTGGCAATCTGATCTGCCATAACCATTACCCGGTAGAGCGGGGTAGTCTGTATCGTACGGTAAGGGCGCGGGCTGTTCACATCAACGATTGCTGCCAGACTGTAATTTCCTACAGCAGGCAGGAGTCCTCCTACCGATTCTGCCGGACGCAGCGGCTGCGCTGCCGCAAAATAGCAGCCCAGTGCGGCCGGCGGTCCCAGACAGGCATCGACAGCGATAATAATCTGCCCTTCCGGAATCTCTGTTATCCGCTGAATCAGATTATCCGCATCACAGGGCGCCGGAAGCGTACCCGTTACATTCGGAAATCCGTACTCCAGCAGGCGGCTTCCCGTGAGCGGCCCCAGCGCATCTCCGGTGGAGCGGTCTGTTCCGATACAGAGGAAGGTCAGCTGCTCAGCAGAATACACGTCTGCGATCCCGCGGAAGAAAGCCGCCAGCTCCCCGGCATCCATTTTACGCCGTTTCCTGCTCTCTTCTTCTCTGATGGCCAAAGACTCTCTCCCCCTTACTCAGCAGCCTGTTATATTTACCTTTAATTTAACATGTTTGCGTGATCTGGACAAAAAAAATGGTCATCCCCTGCCCAAACATGTTAAGATATTTGAACTATACCAGTTCAAATTCTATATTACTCAGGAAGGACGGTTAGACTCAATGGATTTGTCGAACCCAAGCCAGGAGAACGTTGAATATATGATTGAGGGAATCAAAAACAAGCTGAAAATGGCCAGTGCTGCTGCAATGCAGGCGTCAGCCTTTTCGGTGGAGCAGTATGAGGATATTCAGGATATTTACGAGGTGGCAATGGGCAGTGACCGGCTCAGTATCTCCCAGGTGGAGGCGATTGTCTCAGAGCTTGGCCGCCTGCGCAAGAAGTAGCACCTGCTCAGAAAGCCCTTCAGCTTCATTGTCCGTAAGACGGGACGTTGATGCTGAAGGGCTTTTATGTGCTGCAATAATAATCTTGCTGTCACGCTCCGGCTGCTATGGGAGATCAATCAGAATAAATTCTGCATCCCCTGAACTGCTTATGCCTTTGAGCGTAAGCTCGCAGCTCTTACGGATACGCGCCGCATCCCCCTGTTGGAGCTGGAATGTACCATCCGCGCATGAGATCTCCAGATTCCCGGAAATAACATACAGATGGGTGCGCCGCTCTTCCTGCTGGGGATAACTCACCTCCCGGTTCGTCTGCAGAATGGACAGGTAGATGTTAACATCATTGTCCAGTTGAAGCGAGCCCTGAGTCCCTTCGCCTGAAGCCACAGGCAGCAGATGGTTGAGCTTAAGCTCTGCCGGGAAGAACCGGGCATCCCATTTCGGGGTCTTTCCAGGCCGGTCAGGCAAAAGCCAGATCTGCAGGAACCGGACATCCGCATGGCCTGACGGATTCGTCTCCGAATGGTTAATGCCTGTTCCTGCGCTCATCAGCTGTACACTTCCTGCCTGCAGATCTGCATGATTCCCCAGATCATCCTGATGCTTCAGCACACCGGATACCACATATGTGATAATCTCCAGATCATGATGCGGGTGCTCATGCATGCCTTGCTCCGGCTTCAACTCATTGTCGTTATGCGCCAGCAGGGCACCGAAGTGGGCGTTGCTGGGATCATCATAATCGGCAAAGGAGAAGCTGAATTCACTGTGTATCCATTCTCTATTCGAAGTATGACGCTCGGCTGCTGTGACTACTTTAATCATAATGCTGCACCTCCATAGATGTTGTTATTTTATCAATATCCTAAGCAGGGGAATGAATGCTCCTCAATATGAGATGTATATAGGCGCTATAATTTACTATTTCTTACCCCCTTCCCTTCGTGATCAATCAAACTTGTAAAGCCGCAAATTCTTCGGAATTAGGTTAGAAAAGCACGATTTTGACAGCGATGCTTCTTTATCCTCCGGCAATCTTTGCCAAGCTATTCCGCTGTTTCAGCCGATAGCCCAAAGTTTATATACGAAGTAAGAACATTCAGGCTAACCTGAATTGGAATGACAATTCTGATAAGGAGTGATTGATAATGAATAAAGCAGAGAAGGAATTTCCGGTAGAAAGCGGCAGCACGTTCTTTAAAGGGATCTTCATCGGCGGTCTGCTCGGAGCAGCAGCGGCCCTGTTATTCGCACCGAAGCCAGGGCGTGAGATGCGCAGTGACCTGTCCGACAAGCT is a window encoding:
- a CDS encoding winged helix-turn-helix domain-containing protein — encoded protein: MTRPTGKTQDSTTAAVSDQQDLHTSNQLLNVTPEQDKLLESALRIKIMHTLSAEPLTSKQVAEKLNKTPGNIHYHIVKLYEGGLLELVRTEAAGGIIQKFYRSKGTMFHPEALRSLHFRKEDQTRHFTTRLTLSPQELAEFHQELLQLITAWESKVTEGEEYGVEVMLGRLQSADSAAQPEEEAQQ
- a CDS encoding MFS transporter → MSTAGPSGQPKHHPLGGFAAPFRQSRAFPYLWLGHLVSFLGSSVTMVILPVLVYSLTGSTTIMGMVMAAYMLPNVIMLPVSGHIVDRYDRVRIMMLADIARFIVMITTAVLSLTGVLSIPLLYGLVACYGLLDGLFQPAYAAVRATVFTPDIRVAANSLTQITTQSVRLIGPALGGLLITHLSAGFGFGIDAFTYLISLICLIYLRRVMMTRLQSAAAETGIPAKPAAGTSPAPHWRQDFAEGILVLRSQPWLWITILAFCFVNICYTGVISVLLPWLFKVHHGWPPYLYGLAVTFSGVGAITAGLLYGLRPQWNHRGILAYGGAMISGAALLLLPFAGTPAAAIALFTVEGFGLMIFGLIWEISLQELVPKEAFGRVASLDMFGSFALLPVGYILVGWLADRIGGVPTIIIFSGLGLSCVALVLCVPAIRKFQ
- a CDS encoding alpha/beta hydrolase, with the translated sequence MENVRCEGSNICYSDQGKGDVIVLLHGFCGSAEYWEKVIPSLTAHYRVIAPDLRGHGASDAPLGAYTIEQMADDVLSLLNALEIQECYLLGHSLGGYITLSFAQRHASRLKGFGLIHSSGYPDSEEAKENRLKSVTMIQSEGIFAFVDQLVPGLFAPGVEPKLLERAKEIGYKTPPQGAVGASLAMRERPDRRDVISATALPVLLVAGAEDSKVTPERTFTSDNRNITKVTLPGVGHMGMFEAPEQLAKIIKDFVHTPVKK
- the yyaC gene encoding spore protease YyaC, coding for MAIREEESRKRRKMDAGELAAFFRGIADVYSAEQLTFLCIGTDRSTGDALGPLTGSRLLEYGFPNVTGTLPAPCDADNLIQRITEIPEGQIIIAVDACLGPPAALGCYFAAAQPLRPAESVGGLLPAVGNYSLAAIVDVNSPRPYRTIQTTPLYRVMVMADQIAKAAAQGFGLMD
- a CDS encoding DUF1128 domain-containing protein, whose translation is MDLSNPSQENVEYMIEGIKNKLKMASAAAMQASAFSVEQYEDIQDIYEVAMGSDRLSISQVEAIVSELGRLRKK
- a CDS encoding pirin family protein; its protein translation is MIKVVTAAERHTSNREWIHSEFSFSFADYDDPSNAHFGALLAHNDNELKPEQGMHEHPHHDLEIITYVVSGVLKHQDDLGNHADLQAGSVQLMSAGTGINHSETNPSGHADVRFLQIWLLPDRPGKTPKWDARFFPAELKLNHLLPVASGEGTQGSLQLDNDVNIYLSILQTNREVSYPQQEERRTHLYVISGNLEISCADGTFQLQQGDAARIRKSCELTLKGISSSGDAEFILIDLP